The Candidatus Cloacimonadota bacterium genomic sequence AAAAAAGATCCGGCTACCGTATCAATTACCGGCAATTTTAGCATGGATTTTCATATACCTTCCTTACTCGGACTTGGTAATTATGTTTTCCGGAATAAAGGTGTTGTGGTAAAAAATAATGATGGTTAAAACCAGCTTGAAAAATCACAAGCAGAAGGTTTTTGGAACAGGAAAAAAAAGTTATGGGGGACTAATCTACGTTAAAGACAATAAACCAAACGGTGCTGTTTTTGTAGTTCATCTACAAGAAGTTATGAAGAGATAATATTTTATTCATCTCCCCCAACCGTAAATCCCATCTCCCATTCATCACCCTCTCCGGAAAATTCATAAGGTCCAAAATTATATACAACTTCTTCATCAACTATAATTTCAATTTCGGCTGATGTAGGATTTTCAGGATTATAACCTTCGTAAAAAACTGCTTTCACAACCCACGCTCCCTCTGTAACCGGCGATTGATTAAAAGTTTCCGGACCATAACCGCTCATATCATCCTCCAAAAAGCCATTCGGGATTCCATCAGGAAATTGCCAATAACACCAATTACCATCCGGGTCCCAGATGTGAAGATCAACATCTGTGCTATCCGTATTCCATGTTAAATTTATTGTAAGTTCTTCCACAGGAGGATTATCTCCGTGATAAACAGTATAATCTTCGGTTGTTCCGGTATTGCCCTGAATATTTGTTGCTCGAATAAAAAACGTATTCTCATACTGGGAGATAGGAACCTCAATATTGAAATCACTCATATTATCCACCGGTATATTATATTCCACGTCATTGTAGGTAAGAATTGCCATATTCCCCTCGAACAATTGAATATATCCGCTCAAAGTAAAATAATTTTCATAAAACACTTCCCCGTTTTCGGGACTTGTAAGGTAAAATTCGGGTGTGGGATAGCTGGGTAAACTCAAATTAAAATTTAAATATTCATTCTCATCAATATAAATTGTTTCGGCGATTTCGTTATAATCTCGCAAATAGACGCCCACATCGTATTGCCCTTCCGGAATGTTAGTTATCGTATGAGGTGTAACTTCTTCGGTATATTCTCCATCAATATATATCCGGGCACCCGAAGGTTGAGAATTTACTTCGATCTCATAATGTTCCCAGCCACTATTTTGATTTCCATAAATTTTCCAGACACCATTACTTTTTTTCAAAATCGTTACATCACTAAAATTACCACTAAGAGAATTTACATTAAAAATTTGCCCGTCCATTTCAAGGGTGAATCCAACTTTTGCGTAATCCACACTCATTATGTTTGGTGAAATATTATAAACTAAGGCAGTATTCCATTGATCAAAACGATTATACCAAACCTGTTGTTCATCATAAAAATCAACATCATAATGTAAAAAATCCGCATCGAAATGATCCATTATCCCAAAAATATCATCGTAATTAAAATCATAGAAAATGTCGAGAATAACATTGCGAATCGCTTCTTCATCCTGCTGAATAGAATTACCGCCATCACCATTACCGATCTCTAAAATGCAACCGGCAATAAAAATAACAGAAAAAATAATCAATAAGTATTTTTTCAAAATCACTCATTTCTTTAAGATCAACGGTAAAAAACTTTTTCCGCTTTTGGGATTTTCTATACATAAATAATCTGAAATAGTTGCACCAATATCTGCAAATGTTTCACGTATTCCGAGATTGATTCCTTTTTTTAAATTCTTTCCAAATGCCAAAATCGGGATGTATTCACGTGAATGATCGGTGGAAGAAGTGGTTGGATCGCAGCCATGATCAGCGGTAATAATTAAAATATCATCTTTTTGCATTTCATCAATTATGCTTTGCAATTTTCTGTCGAATGCTTCCAAGCCTTCTGCAAATGCCCTAAAATTATTTCTATGCCCCCATTCTGTGTCGAAGTCCGGCAGATTTACAAATATCAAACCTTCTCTCATTTTTTTCATAAAATTCAATAAAGTTTCCACCGCCTCATCATTATGATGTGTGTGAACAGACTCGGTCAATCCCTGCAAATTAAAAAGGTCTTCTATTTTACCAACTCCGATAACATCCATAGATTTATTCTTCACAAAGTCAAGAACGCTTTTCCCGGGTGGGTCTATTGAAAAATCTTTTCTATCTGAGGTTCTTTGGAAATTCCCATTTTTATCTCCAACAAAAGGTCTTGCTATCACGCGTCCAACTCTATTTTTCCCTACAAAAATATCCTCTCTTGCAATTTTGCAAATTTCATACAATTCATCTACGGAAAAAACATCTTCATGCGTAGCGATTTGAAAAACACTATCCGCAGATGTATAGACAATCGGAAATTTCGTTTGCAGATGTTCTTCGCCCAGTTCGTTTATGATAACTGTTCCGGATTCGGCTTTATTTCCCAGCACACCTTTGCAGCCGGTTTTCTCTATAAATTTGCGAATAATGTCTAATGGAAATCCGTTTGGGTATGTAGGAAACGGGGATTGGGTTGGAAGTCCCATAATTTCCCAATGACCTGTGGTGCTATCTTTTCCAGCAGAAATTTCTTTTGCCTTACCAAAATTTGCCAAAGGATTTTGAACAACATCAACCCCCTTTATGGAAATGATATTCCCCAAACCGAGTTGCTGCAAAACAGGTAAATTCAAGCCTCCAACCGCATTCGCTACGTTTGCAATGGTATTACTCCCCAAATCATGAAATTTGTCAGCGTCGGGCAGCTCGCCAACTCCCACTCCGTCCAAAACTACAACTATTATTCTTTTAAACAATCCTGTAACCTATCCTCGTAAATTCTGATTGTTGCTTCTCTTCTCCTGTCCCTAATAAAATTCAGAAGTTCAATCTCGGCTGCAATTTTTTCCAGCTGTTCCTTCAACGACTCTTTGATATCATCGTATTTGGGAATGCCGGCTGATTTTTTATTTATGACCATCACAAAATGAAAACCGAATTCAGTTTCTATAGGTCCCACAATTTCACCGATCTTGCTATTAAATACGATTTTTTCGAGTTGCGGAATGAACTGCCCCCGTTGGATATATCCCAAATCACCATTATTTTGGACACTGGGACAATTAGAAAATTCGGCTATCAATTGATGAAAATCTTCTCCGTCTTTGATTTTCTTCTGCACTGTTTTCACTATTTTTCGAGAATCTGAGCATTTATGTGAAATAAGCAAATGATGAATTCGTACTTCGTCAGATGTTCTAAAGTGATTTAGATTCCTTTTGTAATATCCATGAAGCCTTGCTTCGTCTAATTTGTTTTTGTTTGAAAAATTTGTTTCAATAAATTTTTTTATGAGTAAATTATTCCTAATATTTTCCAATAATTTTTCCGTGGTAATTGAATACTTTCTCAGATCCTTGTTGAAATCCATCTCTGTTTCATAGCCTTTTTTCAAATAGTGGAATTGCTGCAAGGCTATCTGTTCATCTATTGTATAATCATATTTCCCGGTTTCTTCGAGTAACAGATTGGCATCGATAAGATTATTCAATGCCTTGGTTTGAACATCTATTGACGGTTCTTTTTTATCAAGCGATTTTAGGAGCTGATAAAGTTCCGCCCTGAACTCTTTGTCAGTAATTTTTTTGTTATTTACAAACGCAATTTCCATATCAATCTCCAATGAAGGTTTCGATTTGATTTTTAATAATGGATAAATTAAGATTATCAGTATAAATTGTCAAATCTGAATTGATTTTGGAAAACCACGTGTATTGCCGTTTTGCATAATTTCGCATATGTTGTTTGATCAATTTTACGGCTTCTTCCCTGTCCGTTTCGCCGTTTATATAATCAAGAATTTCCACATATCCCAACGTATTCATTCCGGGTAAATCTTTGGTAAAACCCATATCCAACAGATGTTGCACTTCCGAAATAAGGCCGGTGGTTATCATTTGGTCAACTCGATCATTGATTCTTCTATAAAGTTTATCTCTGTCCAGCGTGAGATAAATAACAAAATAATCGTAGCGTTTTTTCTTCTTCTGAGCCTGCCAAAATTCTGATATAGGTTTGCCTGTGGCTCGAAATACTTCTAAATAATGGACAATTCTTCTCTCATTATTGGGATGAACCCTTTTTGCTGCCACGGGGTCAACTTTTTCCAATTCCTCATATATGGCTATAGAACCGCGAGTAGCAATTTCGTTTTCAATTAATTTTCTGATTTGAGGATCACTCGGAGGTATATCGCATAATCCTTCCAATAATGCTTTGATGTAAAACCCCGTTCCGCCAACCACAAACGGCATCTTTCCCCTATCAATTATTTCCTCAATGATTTTGTCGGCATCACGAACAAAATCTCCAGCTGTATATTTTTCGTCTGGATTCTTGATATCAATAAGGTGATGGGGAATTCCTTTTCTCAAAGATTTGCTAACTTTATCCGTTCCAATATTTAGATTTCTATAGATTTGTCGCGAATCTGCAGAGATGATCTCCCCTGCGAATCCTTTTGCCAATTGTAATGAAAGAGAAGTCTTGCCTACTGCTGTTTGCCCACAAATTACGATTATTTTTTCCAATTTACTCATCTTCTAATTTTTCATTCTATTTTACCAAAGAGAACACCTCAACTTAATATTAAATAAAATGGCATTCCAGCGAGTGAGCGGAGAGTTATTATAATTTTTTCTCTAATGCCGAAAATGTCGCATATTTGTAAAGATCATCGTGAGATCATGCTCATTGCAGGCTTGGATAACTTCTTCATCACCCCTCGATCCACCGGGTTGAATAACAGCGGTTATTCCTTTCTTTGCAATAAGATCTATCGTATCACGAAATGGAAAAAAAGCATCCGAACCGAGGGCACAATTTTCCACTGACAGATCGAATTTTTTGGCTTTTGAAAGGGCTATTTCCGTTGAATCAATTCGGCTCGGTTGTCCCATTCCCAAACCAATCGTTCTGTCCTGATCACAAATTGATATTCCATTTGATTTTATCAAAGAGACCGTTTTCCAGGCAAATCTGAGTCGAGCCATTTCTACGTCAGTCGGTTTTCTATTCGTTACAACTTTCCAGTTCTTTTCATCCTCCCCACCAATATCTTCATCCTGAACCAACACACCGTTCATACACGTTCGAATACTTTTAGGATTTGTTTGCGAATAATCTTCGCCAATTTTGGAAGGAAATAGTTTTTCCAATTGATTAGGCTCATATTTTAGGAGTCTGCGATTTTTCTTCTTCTTGAGTTGCTCCAGAGCTTCAGCAGAGAAATCAGGCGCGATAATTATCTCGGTAAATATTTTATTAATTTCCAGAGCTGCCCCCAAATCCAGTGTTCTGTTCACGATAACGATCCCGCCAAACGGAGACATTGTATCGGTTGCAAAAGCCTTTTCATACGCATCTCGCAGATTGCCGGCAGTACCGATTCCGCATGGATTACAATGTTTCAAAATTACCACAGTGGAAAGTTCGGGAAATTTCGCTCGAATTTGGAATTTTACAATGGCTTTGAAAGCCGCATCCACGTCCTGCAAATTGTTGAAGGAGAGCTTCTTACCGTGCAATTTTTTGTAAATTATTTCTTCTGCATAAAAGCCGGCTTTCTGATGCGGATTTTCTCCATAACGAAGTTCAGAAATCAAAGGAAGGGCAAGATTCATCTGTGAAGGCAAATGTTCTTCACAAATTCCTGAAAAATAATTCGCAATATATGAATCGTATTTTGCAGTGTGTTGAAAAGCCTTTTTAGCAAGTTCCTTTCGGGTTTCCAAACTCACATTTCCACTATGTTTTAACTCGTTAATAACTTTCCCATAATCGTTCCGATCAATAATCACAGAAACGCTTTCAAAATTTTTAGCAGCAGCTCGGATCATTGTTGGACCGCCAATATCAATATTTTCTATTGCTTCCTGAATGGAAACATTCTCCTTTGAAATGGTTTTTTGGAAAGGATATAAATTAACTACCACGAGATCAATAGGTTTGATATTTTCTTTTTCTATTTCAATTAAATGCTCGCTATTATTTTTATCACATAAAATCCCACCATGAATTGCCGGATGAAGAGTTTTTACCCGTCCGTTCATTATTTCGGGAAATTTTGTGATCTCAGAAACTAAAATGGCATCCACTCCGTTCTCTACAAGTTTTTTATAAGTTCCACCTGTGGAGATAATTTCAAAATCTAAATTGAGTAATTCTCGTGCTAATTCAATCACACCAGTTTTGTCAGAAACGCTGATTATCGCTCGTTTTTTCATTGAAAATCCTTCTTTAAATTATTTTTACAAACATAGAAATACACCATTTCCTCCAAATCGTCATCAAATTTACAGAGTTCATATTCTTCATTTTTCATTTTCACCTCTTTTGCAATTTGTTCCGCTTGATTCAGATATTTATCAAAGTCAACTTCGCAATTCTCTGTAGAAATCTTGTCATAATTATTTGGATTTAGCACTTCTTCAATTTCAAGATTAAATATGTTCGGAATATTTTGTTCTTGTTTATGTTTCCATTCTCCTGTATTAACGTTAAAACTATATTCCGGCAAAAAGAGATAAGCGTTTTGGATTACGAATTTTAATGCTTTTTTAATATATTCAAATTCCTCAGAACTCAAAGAATAGTGGAGATTTATTCTTGCCCAACCTCGTTTTAATCCCAAATATCCACGCTGAAAATATTCAGCACATTTTTCAGAGGCTTTTTCATCTATACCCAAAATATCATGCGCATAGGGACCGGTGCAAGAGCAACCTGCACGAGATTGGATGCCGAAAAGATCATTTAGTAATTTAGTGATAAATTTGGGATGGAAAATTTTATCCTTGTGTTTTATGTTAAATGAAATGATTCCAACTGTCCTTTTCGGATCGGGGGGGCTATAAATTGTTATGTTCGGGTCATTTCCAAATTCGTCATAGAAAGAATTGATATAATTTTTCTTAATATTATCAATCGTAGATTGCCCGACTTTTTCCTTAACCATAAAAACAAGCGAAGCTCTGATAGCTTGTAAAATTCCGGGAGTTCCGGGTTTTTCTCTATTCTCAATATCATTAACGTAGAGCTCTGTAAAAGGAGATACAAAGTTCACGGTGCCACCGGAAGGAACGCTGGGTGGCAAATTTTTATTGTAAATGTTTTCATTGAATATCAAAATTCCAGCAGATCCGGGACCACCGAGAAATTTGTGAGGAGAAAGAAAAATAGCATCAAAGTAACTTTGTTCATCCTTATTCATATCAATTTTTACATAAGGAGCGCTGGCAGCAAAATCAAAACAAGCCAGAGCATTGTTTCTATGCAATATTCTCGCAATTTCATACACTGGTGATTTTATACCTGTTACATTTGAGGCTGCGGAAAAGGAACCTATTTTCTGTCGGTTTGCATATTTCTTATCAGAAACTATCCGTTCAAATGCCTGCAAATCGAAATATCTATCTTCACCGAGAGGAATTCGCACTACATCGCAAATAGTTTCTCGCCACATCAACTCATTTGAATGATGCTCATAAGGTCCAATAAAAATTACCGGCTTATTTTTTTCGATAAAATCTGCGTATTCTCTAAATTTTATTTCAATTTTTTTTTCGTTTTGAGTTCCGTTTTCCAAAAATGGGAAAAATCTCCTTTGGGTTGCAGATGACAAAAATAGTCCGATGATTTGTTGAAATCTTGATATTCCACCGGTAGTACCTGCTCCTGAAAATATTATTTTCCCATGTTCGCCAGCATTGACAATTTCTTTTATTTTCCTTTCTGCTTCGTGGAGAAGGTTTGTCATGCTTTTGCCGGTTACATCATCGGCTGTGTGTGTATTTGCGTAAATTTTTAGAATGTTACGAACGTAATCTTCTATAAAATATAATCCCCTCCCGCTGGCAGTATAATCGCTATAAACTAATGGCTTTTCTCCAAATGGCGTGGAAAACAGACAATTTCTGCCGATGATATTTTTTTGCAACCAGTCAAGGCAATTTTCTTCATTCTCTTTTTCCATAAATTATTCCTGTTAATTATAATATTTGCTAAGATGTGATAAAATCCCAAAAGCACTGCAAGGTTGTCAATTTTGATAGATTGAACAATCTGTGGTCCCAAAAATTTAGACGCCAAAACCTTGNNNNNNNNNNNNNNNNNNNNNNNNNNNNNNNNNNNNNNNNNNNNNNNNNNNNNNNNNNNNNNNNNNNNNNNNNNNNNNNNNNNNNNNNNNNNNNNNNNNNCCATAAATTATTCCTGTTAATTATAATATTTGCTAAGATGTGATAAAATCCCAAAAGCACTGCAAGGTTGTCAATTTTGATAGATTGAACAATCTGTGGTCCCAAAAATTTAGACGCCAAAACCTTGTTCCGAATGCTTTCGGGAGAAACCTCCGCAATGGTTGAAATATCTAATCGACGACCATTGCGGAGGTTGCGGATAACAAATCTCGTAGGAAAACAACCATCCGCAAAGGGAAATCTTGATTTAAGTTCTGTTTTTTTGAAATTGACTTAAGATTTTCCAACTCACAAATATAACGCTAATTAACTTAATAGATAATTTTTTTAATTCGTCACGGAATGGTCCGTGACGTCTCGAAAAGGCTACTTTGCGTATGGACAATGTTTAGTATCCATCCGTAAACTCGCATTTTTGCAATGATTCTCCGAATGTGATTCGACGCAGATGAATGTGATAAACAACATCACTCAGAAAAAACCGATTTTCGCAAGATAAAATTTTTTTGTAAAAAGTGTAATATCAGCGTTCATCAGCATAATCAGTGTTCATCTGCGTCGAATCCCTACTTTACGG encodes the following:
- a CDS encoding PEGA domain-containing protein, whose product is MKKYLLIIFSVIFIAGCILEIGNGDGGNSIQQDEEAIRNVILDIFYDFNYDDIFGIMDHFDADFLHYDVDFYDEQQVWYNRFDQWNTALVYNISPNIMSVDYAKVGFTLEMDGQIFNVNSLSGNFSDVTILKKSNGVWKIYGNQNSGWEHYEIEVNSQPSGARIYIDGEYTEEVTPHTITNIPEGQYDVGVYLRDYNEIAETIYIDENEYLNFNLSLPSYPTPEFYLTSPENGEVFYENYFTLSGYIQLFEGNMAILTYNDVEYNIPVDNMSDFNIEVPISQYENTFFIRATNIQGNTGTTEDYTVYHGDNPPVEELTINLTWNTDSTDVDLHIWDPDGNWCYWQFPDGIPNGFLEDDMSGYGPETFNQSPVTEGAWVVKAVFYEGYNPENPTSAEIEIIVDEEVVYNFGPYEFSGEGDEWEMGFTVGGDE
- a CDS encoding phosphopentomutase, whose product is MFKRIIVVVLDGVGVGELPDADKFHDLGSNTIANVANAVGGLNLPVLQQLGLGNIISIKGVDVVQNPLANFGKAKEISAGKDSTTGHWEIMGLPTQSPFPTYPNGFPLDIIRKFIEKTGCKGVLGNKAESGTVIINELGEEHLQTKFPIVYTSADSVFQIATHEDVFSVDELYEICKIAREDIFVGKNRVGRVIARPFVGDKNGNFQRTSDRKDFSIDPPGKSVLDFVKNKSMDVIGVGKIEDLFNLQGLTESVHTHHNDEAVETLLNFMKKMREGLIFVNLPDFDTEWGHRNNFRAFAEGLEAFDRKLQSIIDEMQKDDILIITADHGCDPTTSSTDHSREYIPILAFGKNLKKGINLGIRETFADIGATISDYLCIENPKSGKSFLPLILKK
- a CDS encoding peptidylprolyl isomerase — protein: MEIAFVNNKKITDKEFRAELYQLLKSLDKKEPSIDVQTKALNNLIDANLLLEETGKYDYTIDEQIALQQFHYLKKGYETEMDFNKDLRKYSITTEKLLENIRNNLLIKKFIETNFSNKNKLDEARLHGYYKRNLNHFRTSDEVRIHHLLISHKCSDSRKIVKTVQKKIKDGEDFHQLIAEFSNCPSVQNNGDLGYIQRGQFIPQLEKIVFNSKIGEIVGPIETEFGFHFVMVINKKSAGIPKYDDIKESLKEQLEKIAAEIELLNFIRDRRREATIRIYEDRLQDCLKE
- the miaA gene encoding tRNA (adenosine(37)-N6)-dimethylallyltransferase MiaA, whose translation is MSKLEKIIVICGQTAVGKTSLSLQLAKGFAGEIISADSRQIYRNLNIGTDKVSKSLRKGIPHHLIDIKNPDEKYTAGDFVRDADKIIEEIIDRGKMPFVVGGTGFYIKALLEGLCDIPPSDPQIRKLIENEIATRGSIAIYEELEKVDPVAAKRVHPNNERRIVHYLEVFRATGKPISEFWQAQKKKKRYDYFVIYLTLDRDKLYRRINDRVDQMITTGLISEVQHLLDMGFTKDLPGMNTLGYVEILDYINGETDREEAVKLIKQHMRNYAKRQYTWFSKINSDLTIYTDNLNLSIIKNQIETFIGD
- the purH gene encoding bifunctional phosphoribosylaminoimidazolecarboxamide formyltransferase/IMP cyclohydrolase — its product is MKKRAIISVSDKTGVIELARELLNLDFEIISTGGTYKKLVENGVDAILVSEITKFPEIMNGRVKTLHPAIHGGILCDKNNSEHLIEIEKENIKPIDLVVVNLYPFQKTISKENVSIQEAIENIDIGGPTMIRAAAKNFESVSVIIDRNDYGKVINELKHSGNVSLETRKELAKKAFQHTAKYDSYIANYFSGICEEHLPSQMNLALPLISELRYGENPHQKAGFYAEEIIYKKLHGKKLSFNNLQDVDAAFKAIVKFQIRAKFPELSTVVILKHCNPCGIGTAGNLRDAYEKAFATDTMSPFGGIVIVNRTLDLGAALEINKIFTEIIIAPDFSAEALEQLKKKKNRRLLKYEPNQLEKLFPSKIGEDYSQTNPKSIRTCMNGVLVQDEDIGGEDEKNWKVVTNRKPTDVEMARLRFAWKTVSLIKSNGISICDQDRTIGLGMGQPSRIDSTEIALSKAKKFDLSVENCALGSDAFFPFRDTIDLIAKKGITAVIQPGGSRGDEEVIQACNEHDLTMIFTNMRHFRH
- a CDS encoding aminotransferase class V-fold PLP-dependent enzyme; the encoded protein is MEKENEENCLDWLQKNIIGRNCLFSTPFGEKPLVYSDYTASGRGLYFIEDYVRNILKIYANTHTADDVTGKSMTNLLHEAERKIKEIVNAGEHGKIIFSGAGTTGGISRFQQIIGLFLSSATQRRFFPFLENGTQNEKKIEIKFREYADFIEKNKPVIFIGPYEHHSNELMWRETICDVVRIPLGEDRYFDLQAFERIVSDKKYANRQKIGSFSAASNVTGIKSPVYEIARILHRNNALACFDFAASAPYVKIDMNKDEQSYFDAIFLSPHKFLGGPGSAGILIFNENIYNKNLPPSVPSGGTVNFVSPFTELYVNDIENREKPGTPGILQAIRASLVFMVKEKVGQSTIDNIKKNYINSFYDEFGNDPNITIYSPPDPKRTVGIISFNIKHKDKIFHPKFITKLLNDLFGIQSRAGCSCTGPYAHDILGIDEKASEKCAEYFQRGYLGLKRGWARINLHYSLSSEEFEYIKKALKFVIQNAYLFLPEYSFNVNTGEWKHKQEQNIPNIFNLEIEEVLNPNNYDKISTENCEVDFDKYLNQAEQIAKEVKMKNEEYELCKFDDDLEEMVYFYVCKNNLKKDFQ